The following are encoded together in the Lactuca sativa cultivar Salinas chromosome 1, Lsat_Salinas_v11, whole genome shotgun sequence genome:
- the LOC111915926 gene encoding uncharacterized protein LOC111915926, translated as MMKEQHTMMIDQQASLRNHQTSIHNLEVQLGQLTTFVSNKLSSQFPEKNAQSYVMMIDTEEEAIFEFLEAIKEEPNPSRPKSKKSKLENKIVVETPDSRREPSMLTMLARSEQKNSKSILAYRPPLPFPSRAHLSLLEREHLEFIQKIKGIPINTPFIDSLSKIIEYTKFLQDLIDNRQQLKKKSKVILSEQSSRAKTKATNMTIHMANRSVTHSRGIVEDILVKIGKFVFPVDFMIMDIKEDVNVQIILARPLLNTTRALVDVRESKLTLRVGDDEETFGIQDGFQGEDVKGEVFNMDEDNDLEELENLMEEEIKTIHQVKRTKPRASVPFFVEVITHTKPTTLMSEESDELSIDEDEATSKDTSSLVKKEKIPRELNKSEEKLETKGIKRKLDGDETKAKKENSKKAYIRCVQAYKRQWKEYKI; from the exons ATGATGAAAGAACAGCACACAATGATGATTGACCAGCAAGCCTCATTAAGAAATCATCAAACATCAATTCATAATCTAGAAGTACAACTTGGTCAACTAACTACTTTTGTGAGCAACAAATTATCCTCACAATTTCCCGAAAAGAATGCTCAATCCTATGTTATGATGATTGATACTGAAGAAGAGGCCATCTTTGAGTTTTTAGAAGCAATAAAGGAGGAGCCAAATCCATCCAGACCAAAGTCGAAGAAGTCGAAGCTCGAAAACAAAATTGTTGTTGAAACACcagactcacgtcgtgagccctCCATGCTCACGATGTTGGCTAGGTCTGAACAGAAAAATTCAAAATCCATTCTGGCTTACCGACCACCTTTGCCGTTTCCGTCTCGAGCACATCTCAGTCTACTGGAAAGGGAACATCTGGAGTTTATTCAGAAAATAAAGGGTATTCCTATTAATACCCCTTTTATCGATTCACTTTCAAAAATTATAGAATACACGAAGTTCCTACAAGATCTTATAGACAATCGTCAACAATTAAAGAAGAAATCTAAAGTAATTCTTAGTGAACAAAGTTCAAGAGCT AAAACGAAGGCTACAAATATGACCATCCACATGGCCAATCGTTCGGTGACTCACTCGAGGGGAATTGTAGAAGACATCCTTGTTAAAATTGGGAAATTTGTTTTCCCAGTTGACTTTATGATTATGGATATAAAGGAGGATGTTAATGTCCAAATTATTCTTGCTCGCCCTCTACTTAATACTACTAGAGCTTTAGTTGATGTTCGTGAATCCAAGCTTACATTGAGGGTTGGTGATGATGAGGAGACTTTTGGAATACAAGATGGTTTTCAAGGAGAAGATGTAAAAGGTGAGGTGTTTAATATGGATGAAGATAATGATCTTGAAGAATTGGAGAATCTCATGGAGGAAGAAATCAAGACAATTCATCAAGTCAAACGCACCAAACCGAGAGCATCCGTCCCGTTCTTCGTTGAAGTCATTACCCACACAAAACCAACAACTTTGATGAGTGAGGAAAGCGATGAATTGTCGATTGATGAAGACGAGGCTACTTCTAAGGATACAAGTTCATTGGTGAAGAAAGAAAAGATTCCTAGGGAGCTTAATAAAAGCGAAGAAAAACTGGAGACTAAAGGGATCAAACGCAAGCTCGATGGAGACGAGACCAAAGCTAaaaaggagaattcaaagaaggcgtaCATTCGATGTGTCCAAGCTTACAAGAGGCAATGGAAAGAATATAAAATTTAG